Part of the Rubidibacter lacunae KORDI 51-2 genome is shown below.
AAAGACTGCGAGGCAAGATGGATAAGAAGCACGGCCAGAGTTACTACTGCTACAAGAACCCCGTGGGAGAAGACCGAGAATACAAGTTGATTCACACCTAGAAGGTGACTAATGCGAGCGTGCACGATTCACAAGTGTTGGGAGGATTAGTAGAGGGAAGGAACGAGGCAGACGAGCTGAGGGGAGACAGCGCGTATTGCAGTGATAAGCGGGAATGTGTATTGGCAGCGATGGGCATGAAGAGCCAGATTCAAGAGAACGGTAAGCGAAATAGCCAGCTAACGGAGGAGCAGAACGCGACGGATCGAGAGAAGTCAAAAGTGAGAGCGCGTGTGGAGCATGTTTTTGGAGGGATGGTGAATGAGATGAGAGGGAAATTGTTGAGAGCGATCGAGCAGACAAGAACAGCAGAGTGGATTGGACTGAAGAACCTGGGATACAACATGAAAAGCTATGAATACTTAGTGAATCGATTGTTGGAAGTAAGGACAGGAGAAAAAAAAGAGGTAAGCTGGAGAGGAAGTTCGTGCTGCTCTTATGCAAATCGAAAGACTGGTTTGTTGAGCCAGAGTTTCGGGGCAAAGTAGCACCTGAGTAATATTGATAGCGGTTGCCAAAAGCTTGGCTACTACTGTAGCCAGCCAAAACACAAAGCGACGTTTCTGGATAGATTAGCTTATGTTCCTTGGGAGGACTCATGGAGAATACTATGTATGACAAAAATTTCTGGAATGACCGGTATAAGTCCACGAAATATCTTTACGGCACCGAGGCGAATGCTTTCCTGGTGGAAAATGCACATCTACTTCATGGTCCTGTGCTATCCCTATCTGAGGGTGAAGGACGAAATGCTGTTTTTATTGCAGAGCGAGGTTTAAATGTGTTGGGCGTAGATTACTCATCGGTTGCCCTCGAAAAAGCTCAGGCCCTTGCAAAGTTACGTAGGGTAGTTGTTGAGACCCAGGTGGTCGAT
Proteins encoded:
- a CDS encoding transposase, which produces MTNASVHDSQVLGGLVEGRNEADELRGDSAYCSDKRECVLAAMGMKSQIQENGKRNSQLTEEQNATDREKSKVRARVEHVFGGMVNEMRGKLLRAIEQTRTAEWIGLKNLGYNMKSYEYLVNRLLEVRTGEKKEVSWRGSSCCSYANRKTGLLSQSFGAK